One window of the Procambarus clarkii isolate CNS0578487 chromosome 27, FALCON_Pclarkii_2.0, whole genome shotgun sequence genome contains the following:
- the Uro gene encoding uricase: protein MENLEWVDRGYGKNNVKLLHVRRDGPVHSIKEYEVNTQLTLETDKDYIHGDNSDIVATDSQKNTVYILAKKHGVTSPEAFALLLSSHFLNKYAHVNRVTIDVEEYPWRRQVMDGRAHNHAFVYSPEYHHTCRVVQRREEKPEVTTGLQGLRVLKTTQSAFINFVSDEFRSLPDMKDRIFSTIISASWQYNTVESVDFGKIWIMILKLINDKFAGPPDTGIFSPSVQNTVYLIQKAALEEIPEISNIMVTLPNKHYYSVDLSKFKEVGSMENNEVFLPVDKPSGNIMAVMGRKNQSKL from the exons ATGGAGAACTTAGAGTGGGTTGACCGAGGCTACGGGAAGAACAACGTGAAGCTCCTGCACGTGCGTCGTGACGGCCCCGTCCACTCCATCAAGGAGTACGAAGTCAACACCCAGCTCACCCTCGAAACGGACAAGGATTACATCCATGGCGACAACTCCGATATCGTGGCGACCGACTCTCAGAAGAACACTGTTTACATCTTAGCCAAGAAACACGGG GTGACCTCTCCGGAAGCCTTCGCTCTGCTCTTGAGCTCACACTTCCTCAACAAGTATGCCCACGTGAACAGGGTGACCATTGACGTGGAGGAGTACCCGTGGCGCCGTCAGGTGATGGATGGTCGTGCCCACAACCACGCCTTCGTCTACTCTCCAGAGTACCACCATACCTGTAGGGTGGTACAGAGGCGTGAAG AGAAGCCGGAAGTGACGACGGGTCTGCAGGGGCTGCGGGTGCTGAAGACGACACAGTCCGCCTTCATTAACTTCGTCAGTGATGAGTTCCGGTCCCTGCCGGACATGAAGGACCGCATCTTCTCCACCATCATCTCCGCCTCCTGGCAGTACAACACCGTCGAAAGCGTCGACTTTGGCAAAATctg GATAATGATACTGAAACTGATCAACGACAAGTTCGCAGGACCGCCTGACACTGGCATCTTCTCTCCCTCCGTCCAGAACACCGTCTACCTCATTCAGAAGgccgccctcgaggagataccggaG ATATCCAATATTATGGTGACGCTGCCCAACAAGCACTACTACAGCGTGGACCTGAGCAAGTTCAAGGAGGTGGGAAGCATGGAGAACAACGAGGTCTTCCTCCCGGTCGACAAACCTTCCGGCAACATCATGGCGGTCATGGGTCGCAAGAATCAGTCCAAACTATAG
- the jdp gene encoding J domain-containing protein isoform X2 — MLGRQSAPLVEVPQSTHTRQHLSSPSPTIMMDEFLSCDKKKDNFYDILGCDPMSSVEQIQAEYKVRALQLHPDKNPDNPEAEGQFQMLQVAKDTLSDPEKRAQYDRWLNSGITISYDKWCGMKQHMTTEGFLSQIIPCIWLPAPSSITLHLLELNCKCLAPASVFLFHLWLFQSPVS; from the exons ATGCTAGGTCGCCAGTCTGCTCCACTTGTTGAAGTGCCTCAGTCCACCCACACGCGCCAACACCTGTCATCTCCATCACCCACCATCATGATGGACGAATTTCTGAGCTGCGATAAGAAAAAGGATAATTTCTATGACATTCTTGGATGTGACCCAATGTCTTCG GTTGAACAAATTCAGGCAGAGTACAAGGTGCGTGCCCTGCAGCTGCACCCAGACAAGAACCCTGACAACCCTGAGGCTGAAGGACAGTTTCAGATGTTGCAG GTTGCCAAGGATACTCTTAGTGATCCAGAAAAAAGGGCACAGTACGATCGGTGGTTGAATAGTGGCATAACTATTAGTTATGACAAATGGTGTGGCATGAAGCAGCATATGACCACT GAGGGATTCCTCTCCCAAATAATACCTTGCATCTGGCTTCCTGCTCCcagctccatcactttgcatttgCTTGAATTAAACTGCAAGTGCCTAGCTCCAGCAAGTGTCTTCTTATTTCATCTCTGGTTATTTCAAAGTCCTGTATCCTGA
- the jdp gene encoding J domain-containing protein isoform X1: MLGRQSAPLVEVPQSTHTRQHLSSPSPTIMMDEFLSCDKKKDNFYDILGCDPMSSVEQIQAEYKVRALQLHPDKNPDNPEAEGQFQMLQVAKDTLSDPEKRAQYDRWLNSGITISYDKWCGMKQHMTTTLHWATPNTKERMLEPGTSQVAPPKPGARRSSEQGLLYSRGKESVTVSRPTEGWERDSSDVMKKFRNYEI, from the exons ATGCTAGGTCGCCAGTCTGCTCCACTTGTTGAAGTGCCTCAGTCCACCCACACGCGCCAACACCTGTCATCTCCATCACCCACCATCATGATGGACGAATTTCTGAGCTGCGATAAGAAAAAGGATAATTTCTATGACATTCTTGGATGTGACCCAATGTCTTCG GTTGAACAAATTCAGGCAGAGTACAAGGTGCGTGCCCTGCAGCTGCACCCAGACAAGAACCCTGACAACCCTGAGGCTGAAGGACAGTTTCAGATGTTGCAG GTTGCCAAGGATACTCTTAGTGATCCAGAAAAAAGGGCACAGTACGATCGGTGGTTGAATAGTGGCATAACTATTAGTTATGACAAATGGTGTGGCATGAAGCAGCATATGACCACT ACTCTTCATTGGGCCACTCCTAACACAAAGGAGAGAATGTTGGAGCCTGGCACCTCTCAAGTAGCTCCACCTAAGCCAGGAGCTAGGAGGAGCTCTGAACAAGGCTTATTATACAGTAGGGGAAAGGAGTCTGTCACAGTTTCCAGACCCACTGAAGGATGGGAACGTGATTCTTCAGATGTTATGAAAAAGTTCAGGAATTATGAAATTTAA